A genomic segment from Pseudomonas mendocina encodes:
- a CDS encoding c-type cytochrome, with the protein MALKKLLLLTCVCVTLVACGGVDPDSPLGKRQALFKEMLKVSEDLGGMLRNRIPYDEAAFISGAAELDRLSHEPWQHFPAVADDERSKANPEVWQRQEQFQKMARDLEQATAALVQATTAPPLRRSELEPAVQAVEDSCEACHKAFRAY; encoded by the coding sequence ATGGCCCTGAAGAAACTCCTCCTGCTCACCTGCGTCTGCGTGACATTGGTCGCGTGTGGCGGGGTCGACCCTGACTCGCCGTTGGGCAAGCGCCAGGCATTGTTCAAGGAGATGTTGAAGGTCAGCGAAGACCTCGGTGGCATGTTGCGCAATCGTATTCCCTACGATGAAGCCGCGTTCATCAGCGGCGCCGCCGAGCTCGACCGCCTGTCGCATGAGCCCTGGCAGCATTTTCCTGCGGTGGCGGATGACGAGCGCAGCAAGGCCAATCCCGAGGTCTGGCAGCGCCAGGAGCAGTTCCAGAAGATGGCGCGTGACCTGGAGCAGGCCACTGCTGCATTGGTGCAGGCAACGACCGCTCCGCCGCTACGCCGCTCCGAGCTGGAGCCTGCCGTGCAGGCCGTCGAGGATAGCTGCGAAGCTTGCCATAAGGCTTTCCGCGCTTACTGA
- a CDS encoding DUF1090 domain-containing protein yields MIRQTALLGLLLAANLNATALLAADGEGGCAVKRQVLQEKIEAAQKSGNSRELDGLQRALGNVDAHCDDASLHEERLASVKEAREEVQQREMDLREAMGKGDQEKIAKRQARLAEARAELEQAEAEARADQ; encoded by the coding sequence ATGATTCGCCAAACCGCTTTGCTCGGCCTGCTGCTGGCAGCCAACCTGAACGCCACTGCCCTGCTCGCCGCCGACGGCGAAGGTGGCTGTGCCGTCAAACGCCAGGTGCTTCAGGAGAAGATCGAGGCCGCGCAGAAGAGCGGCAACTCAAGAGAACTGGACGGGCTACAGCGAGCTTTGGGCAACGTCGATGCCCACTGCGATGACGCATCGCTGCATGAGGAGCGCCTGGCCAGCGTCAAGGAAGCGCGTGAAGAGGTGCAGCAACGCGAGATGGATCTACGCGAAGCCATGGGCAAGGGCGATCAGGAGAAGATCGCCAAGCGTCAGGCCAGACTGGCCGAGGCTCGCGCCGAACTGGAGCAGGCCGAGGCCGAAGCACGCGCCGATCAGTAA
- the ligB gene encoding NAD-dependent DNA ligase LigB gives MKLMLMSLLLLPLTVLAEPCPNWADARAAMELGALSRQIAEWDDAYHNQGHSLVADEIYDQARGRLQAWHQCFPTALDNLPEPLAGSTGKLAHPVAQTGLRKLNDAAVAEWIASRSDLWIQPKVDGVAVTLVYRHGVLQQAVSRGDGRHGQDWTARARQLPGVPTRLPEPLDAVLQGELYWRLDEHVQSRDGGAGARGKVAGLMARQTLDEYEADAIGLFVWDWPDGPAQMPERLQALHRLGFSDSLQYTQALRSPDQARLWRQRWFDQPQPFASDGVVLRQGTRPSGERWQAEAPHWAIAWKYPASQALAVVQAVHFSIGRTGRITPILHLQPVDLDERRISRVALGSLQSWEKLDIRPGDQVSIRLAGLTIPRLDQVIWRSPERAVVHAPDPDQYHALSCWRLSAECRQQFLARLNWLAGKQGLNLNGIGPGTWSTLLASEQLDGLLDWLEFDSQRLQQLPGIGPRRASQLQQSFAQAQQRSLQQWLQALGAPPDLKLGAEDDWATLLTRNRAEWMQQPGMSQKSAERLLAFFSHPEVQRLGERLQRAGIAGFQPREHSPQG, from the coding sequence ATGAAACTCATGCTGATGTCGCTGCTACTGCTGCCGCTGACCGTGCTGGCCGAACCCTGCCCGAACTGGGCGGATGCACGTGCAGCCATGGAACTGGGGGCCCTCTCACGGCAGATCGCCGAATGGGACGACGCCTATCACAACCAGGGCCATTCGCTGGTCGCCGATGAAATCTACGATCAGGCACGCGGGCGCCTGCAGGCCTGGCACCAGTGCTTCCCAACAGCACTCGACAACCTGCCGGAACCGCTGGCGGGCAGCACGGGCAAGCTCGCCCACCCGGTTGCACAAACCGGGCTGCGCAAACTGAACGATGCGGCGGTAGCCGAATGGATCGCCAGCCGCAGCGACCTGTGGATTCAGCCCAAGGTCGATGGTGTCGCCGTCACGCTGGTCTATCGCCACGGCGTTCTGCAGCAGGCCGTCAGCCGTGGCGACGGGCGCCATGGGCAGGACTGGACCGCCCGCGCCCGACAACTGCCGGGCGTACCGACACGCCTGCCGGAGCCGCTCGACGCCGTACTGCAGGGCGAGCTTTACTGGCGTCTGGACGAACACGTGCAAAGCCGTGACGGTGGTGCAGGTGCGCGGGGCAAGGTAGCCGGACTGATGGCACGACAAACACTGGACGAGTACGAGGCCGACGCCATCGGCCTGTTCGTCTGGGACTGGCCGGACGGTCCGGCGCAGATGCCCGAGCGCCTGCAGGCCCTGCACAGGCTCGGCTTCAGCGACAGCCTGCAGTACACCCAGGCGCTTCGAAGCCCGGACCAAGCTCGCCTCTGGCGTCAACGCTGGTTCGATCAGCCGCAGCCATTCGCCAGCGACGGCGTGGTACTCCGCCAGGGCACGCGTCCCTCTGGCGAACGCTGGCAAGCCGAGGCGCCACACTGGGCAATTGCCTGGAAATACCCAGCCAGCCAGGCACTGGCCGTGGTACAGGCGGTGCACTTCAGCATCGGCCGCACCGGGCGTATCACGCCGATCCTGCACCTACAGCCGGTCGATCTCGATGAACGCCGCATCAGCCGCGTTGCCCTCGGTTCGCTGCAAAGCTGGGAGAAGCTGGATATACGCCCGGGCGATCAGGTGTCGATACGCCTGGCTGGCCTGACCATTCCGCGTCTCGACCAGGTGATCTGGCGCAGCCCGGAGCGAGCAGTGGTGCACGCTCCCGACCCAGACCAGTACCACGCCCTTAGCTGCTGGCGGCTCAGCGCCGAATGTCGACAACAGTTCCTCGCACGCCTGAACTGGCTCGCCGGCAAGCAGGGTCTGAACCTGAACGGTATCGGGCCAGGCACCTGGAGCACGCTGCTGGCCAGCGAGCAACTGGACGGCCTGCTCGATTGGCTGGAGTTCGACAGCCAGCGACTGCAACAACTGCCCGGCATCGGTCCACGGCGCGCCTCGCAGTTGCAGCAGTCCTTCGCTCAGGCTCAGCAGCGCTCACTGCAGCAATGGCTGCAGGCGCTCGGCGCACCGCCCGACCTGAAGCTCGGTGCGGAGGATGACTGGGCGACCCTGCTGACTCGCAATCGCGCCGAGTGGATGCAGCAGCCCGGCATGAGCCAGAAGAGCGCAGAGCGCCTGCTGGCCTTCTTCAGCCACCCCGAAGTCCAGCGCCTGGGCGAGCGCCTGCAGCGGGCAGGCATCGCCGGCTTCCAGCCCCGGGAACATTCACCACAAGGCTGA
- the metK gene encoding methionine adenosyltransferase codes for MSEYSLFTSESVSEGHPDKIADQISDAVLDAIIAQDKHARVAVETLVKTGVAIVAGEVTTSAWVDLEQIVRDVICDIGYTSSDVGFDGATCGVLNIIGKQSPDINQGVDRAKPEDQGAGDQGLMFGYASNETDVLMPAPIVLSHRLVERQAEARKSGLLPWLRPDAKSQVTCRYENGKVAAIDAVVLSTQHNPEVKYDDLRDGVMELIVKHVLPAELLHKDTQFHINPTGQFIIGGPVGDCGLTGRKIIVDSYGGMARHGGGAFSGKDPSKVDRSAAYAGRYVAKNIVAAGLAERCEIQVSYAIGVAQPTSISINTFGTHKIAEEKIIQLVREVFDLRPYAITRMLDLLHPMYQDTAAYGHFGRTPQSKTVGNDSFTTFTWERTDKAADLRAAAGL; via the coding sequence ATGAGCGAATATTCCCTGTTTACCTCCGAGTCCGTGTCCGAGGGGCATCCGGACAAGATCGCCGATCAGATCTCCGATGCGGTGCTCGACGCCATCATCGCCCAGGACAAGCACGCCCGCGTGGCTGTGGAAACCCTGGTCAAGACGGGCGTAGCCATCGTTGCCGGTGAAGTCACCACCAGCGCCTGGGTCGACCTGGAGCAGATCGTCCGCGACGTGATTTGCGATATCGGCTACACCAGCAGCGACGTCGGCTTCGACGGCGCCACCTGCGGCGTACTCAACATCATTGGCAAGCAGTCCCCGGACATCAACCAGGGCGTCGACCGCGCCAAGCCGGAAGATCAGGGCGCTGGCGACCAGGGCCTGATGTTCGGTTACGCCAGCAACGAAACCGACGTGCTGATGCCTGCCCCCATCGTGCTGTCGCACCGTCTGGTCGAGCGCCAGGCGGAAGCGCGCAAGTCCGGCCTGCTGCCGTGGCTGCGCCCGGATGCCAAATCCCAGGTCACCTGCCGCTACGAAAACGGCAAGGTCGCCGCCATCGACGCGGTCGTGCTGTCTACCCAGCACAACCCGGAAGTGAAATACGACGACCTGCGCGACGGCGTGATGGAGCTGATCGTCAAGCACGTGCTGCCGGCCGAACTGCTGCACAAGGACACCCAGTTCCACATCAACCCGACCGGCCAGTTCATCATCGGCGGCCCGGTGGGTGACTGCGGCCTGACCGGACGCAAGATCATCGTCGATAGCTACGGCGGCATGGCCCGTCACGGCGGCGGCGCCTTCTCCGGCAAGGACCCGTCCAAGGTCGACCGCTCGGCCGCCTACGCCGGCCGCTACGTGGCCAAGAACATCGTCGCCGCCGGCCTGGCCGAGCGCTGCGAGATCCAGGTGTCCTACGCCATCGGCGTGGCCCAGCCGACCTCCATCTCGATCAACACCTTCGGCACCCACAAGATCGCCGAAGAGAAGATCATCCAGCTGGTGCGCGAAGTGTTCGACCTGCGTCCTTATGCCATCACCCGCATGCTCGACCTGCTGCACCCGATGTATCAGGACACCGCTGCCTACGGCCACTTCGGCCGCACGCCGCAGTCCAAGACCGTCGGCAACGACAGCTTCACCACCTTCACCTGGGAACGCACCGACAAGGCTGCCGACCTGCGCGCCGCTGCCGGCCTGTAA
- a CDS encoding ArsR/SmtB family transcription factor → MTLRASQLHFDPCDELAALCKAGGDPLRLNVLRALSNDSFGVLELAQIFAIGQSGMSHHLKVLAQAGLVATRREGNAIFYRRALPNGRLHAALLDDIDELPLPDDVQARIATVHQQRATVSRDFFARMASSFQAQQDLIAGLPQYRDSLLALLDALHFAPGATALEIGPGDGAFLPELARRFAQVTALDNSPAMLELASQRCAAIGLHNVELKLADALQDEQRPADCVVLNMVLHHFATPAEAFRKLAGLVAPGGSLLLSELCSHDQSWAREACGDLWLGFEQDDLARWATAAGLTPGESLYIGLKNGFQIQLRHFAKPDAHSAFSLRQERNR, encoded by the coding sequence ATGACTCTGCGCGCATCCCAGCTGCACTTCGACCCCTGCGACGAGCTCGCCGCCCTGTGCAAGGCCGGCGGCGACCCGCTGCGGCTGAATGTGCTGCGCGCGCTGAGCAACGATTCGTTCGGCGTGCTGGAACTGGCGCAGATTTTCGCCATCGGCCAATCGGGCATGAGCCATCACCTCAAGGTCCTGGCCCAGGCCGGGCTGGTCGCCACGCGCCGCGAAGGAAACGCGATCTTCTACCGCCGCGCACTGCCCAATGGCCGTCTGCATGCTGCCTTGCTGGACGATATCGACGAACTGCCGCTGCCCGACGACGTGCAGGCGCGCATCGCCACCGTGCATCAGCAGCGCGCCACCGTCAGCCGCGACTTCTTCGCACGCATGGCCAGCAGTTTCCAGGCGCAGCAGGACCTGATCGCCGGCCTGCCTCAGTATCGCGACAGCCTGCTGGCCCTGCTCGACGCGCTGCATTTCGCGCCTGGCGCTACAGCGCTGGAAATCGGCCCGGGTGACGGCGCCTTCCTACCCGAGCTGGCGCGTCGTTTCGCCCAGGTCACGGCACTGGACAACAGCCCGGCTATGCTCGAACTGGCCAGCCAGCGTTGCGCTGCCATCGGTCTGCACAACGTCGAGCTGAAGCTGGCCGATGCGCTGCAGGACGAGCAACGGCCCGCTGACTGCGTGGTGCTGAACATGGTGCTGCACCACTTCGCCACGCCGGCCGAGGCCTTCCGCAAGCTGGCTGGGCTGGTCGCCCCAGGTGGCAGTCTGCTGCTCAGCGAACTGTGCAGCCACGACCAGAGCTGGGCCCGCGAAGCCTGTGGCGACCTGTGGCTCGGCTTCGAACAGGACGACCTGGCGCGCTGGGCAACGGCCGCCGGCCTGACGCCCGGCGAAAGCCTCTACATTGGCCTGAAAAACGGCTTTCAGATTCAATTACGGCACTTTGCCAAACCCGATGCGCACAGCGCCTTCAGCCTCCGGCAAGAAAGGAACCGATAG
- a CDS encoding LysR family transcriptional regulator, translating to MNLHHLKVFLAVAEAGSISAGAERLHISQPAVTREIRDLEASLDLRLFDRLPRGVQLTEGGLRLLDYAQRIFNLERAAERDLRDFAQLEQGELHLGASATLGSYLLPPLLIRFRAMHPHIFVSLEVSNTDVVTRQLDEGRISLGFVEGSFAQGDYAHRLLARDALLPVVSPRHPLASSAALKAERLQDYPLYMREPGSGARVSIEQAYRAHGLEPHAGMAIGSTETLKRLLADGQGIAWLSQRVVERELASGELHHLPVQDLQIERDLHVLWRLGASLSPAPAAFLELSQTPD from the coding sequence ATGAACCTGCATCACCTCAAGGTCTTTCTCGCGGTCGCCGAAGCCGGCAGCATCAGCGCCGGTGCAGAACGTCTGCATATCAGCCAGCCGGCGGTGACGCGCGAAATACGCGATCTTGAAGCCAGCCTCGACCTACGCCTGTTCGACCGCCTGCCACGCGGTGTACAGCTGACCGAAGGCGGCCTGCGCCTGCTGGACTATGCCCAACGCATCTTCAACCTGGAGCGCGCGGCCGAACGCGATCTGCGAGATTTCGCCCAACTCGAGCAGGGCGAACTGCACCTGGGCGCCAGCGCCACGCTCGGTTCATACCTGCTGCCGCCACTGCTCATCCGCTTCCGCGCCATGCACCCGCACATTTTCGTCAGCCTGGAAGTGAGCAATACCGATGTGGTGACCCGGCAACTGGATGAGGGTCGCATCAGCCTAGGCTTCGTCGAAGGCTCTTTCGCGCAGGGCGACTATGCACATCGCCTGCTGGCACGTGACGCCCTGCTACCCGTGGTATCGCCTCGCCACCCCCTGGCCAGCAGCGCCGCTCTGAAGGCCGAAAGGCTGCAGGACTATCCGCTGTACATGCGCGAGCCTGGCTCCGGCGCACGCGTCAGTATCGAGCAGGCCTACCGGGCCCATGGCCTGGAACCGCACGCTGGCATGGCCATCGGCAGCACCGAGACCCTCAAGCGCCTGCTCGCCGACGGTCAGGGCATCGCCTGGCTGTCGCAACGCGTGGTGGAGCGCGAACTGGCCAGCGGCGAACTGCATCACCTGCCCGTGCAAGATCTGCAAATCGAACGCGACCTGCACGTGCTGTGGCGCCTCGGCGCCAGCCTGAGCCCGGCGCCTGCGGCGTTCCTGGAACTTAGCCAGACACCAGACTGA
- a CDS encoding TDT family transporter, protein MLRPFSRLPEPLAVIRHFIPGWFAMTMGTGVLALVIAHLPWSMPGLSPLAEGLWFVAVGLFALFSILFLLRLMLFRETVWPMLLHPVQSMFLGAIPMGLAVLIKGLLLFGVPRWGEGVYALAHLLWWLDAALALLGALLVPYLMFTRQHHALEKLTAVWLLPIVAPEVAASTAGALAPHLGAVAAQQLLVAGFILWGLSLSLAFSLITLVLLRLALHKLPDTDFAATSWLPLGPLATGCLGLLSMGQAAPLAFAGTPLASAAELARDLGLIGGLALWGAGLWWLVIATLFTRHYIRDNIPFNLGWWGFTFPLGVFALATFELQAVTGLSFFTFVGLVLAVQLAAVWSLVFSRTLAGIWHGELFRAPCLGGPGSPAVTVLSEQAG, encoded by the coding sequence ATGCTGCGCCCTTTCAGTCGTTTACCCGAGCCCCTGGCTGTCATACGTCATTTCATCCCTGGCTGGTTCGCCATGACCATGGGCACCGGCGTACTGGCGCTGGTGATCGCTCATCTGCCCTGGAGCATGCCGGGGCTGTCGCCGCTTGCCGAAGGGCTCTGGTTCGTTGCAGTCGGCCTGTTCGCCCTGTTCAGCATTCTGTTTCTGCTGCGCCTGATGCTGTTTCGCGAAACTGTCTGGCCGATGCTGCTGCATCCGGTGCAGTCGATGTTTCTCGGCGCCATTCCCATGGGCCTGGCGGTACTGATCAAGGGGCTGCTGCTGTTCGGCGTGCCGCGCTGGGGCGAGGGCGTCTATGCGCTGGCGCATCTGTTGTGGTGGCTGGATGCTGCACTGGCCTTGCTTGGCGCGCTGTTGGTGCCCTACCTGATGTTCACCCGCCAGCATCATGCGCTGGAAAAGCTCACCGCAGTCTGGCTGCTACCTATCGTCGCACCTGAGGTCGCTGCCAGCACGGCAGGAGCGTTGGCCCCGCACCTCGGTGCTGTGGCTGCGCAGCAGCTGTTGGTGGCTGGCTTCATACTCTGGGGTTTGTCGCTGTCACTGGCGTTCTCGCTGATCACCCTGGTGCTGCTGCGCCTGGCCCTGCACAAACTGCCGGATACCGATTTTGCCGCCACCAGTTGGTTGCCGCTGGGGCCTTTGGCCACCGGATGCCTCGGTCTGCTGAGCATGGGGCAGGCCGCGCCGCTGGCTTTCGCGGGCACGCCCCTGGCGAGCGCTGCCGAGCTGGCGCGTGACCTTGGCCTGATCGGCGGCCTGGCGCTGTGGGGCGCGGGGCTGTGGTGGCTGGTGATCGCCACCCTGTTCACCCGCCACTACATCCGCGACAACATCCCGTTCAATCTCGGCTGGTGGGGCTTCACCTTTCCCCTGGGGGTGTTCGCCCTGGCCACTTTTGAGCTGCAGGCGGTGACCGGGCTGAGCTTCTTCACTTTCGTCGGCCTGGTGCTGGCGGTGCAACTGGCGGCGGTGTGGTCGCTGGTGTTCAGTCGCACCCTCGCCGGTATCTGGCACGGTGAGCTGTTTCGGGCGCCCTGCCTGGGTGGGCCGGGCAGCCCGGCAGTGACTGTTCTCAGCGAGCAAGCCGGCTGA
- the tkt gene encoding transketolase, with protein sequence MPSRRERANAIRALSMDAVQKANSGHPGAPMGMADIAEVLWRDYLKHNPQNPNFADRDRFVLSNGHGSMLIYSLLHLTGYDLSIDDLKNFRQLHSKTPGHPEYGYTPGVETTTGPLGQGIANAVGFAIAEKVLGAQFNREGHDIVDHNTYVFLGDGCMMEGISHEVCSLAGTLGLGKLIAFYDDNGISIDGEVEGWFTDDTPKRFEAYGWQVIRNVDGHDAEEIKMAIETARKSVDQPTLICCKTTIGFGSPNKQGKEECHGAPLGNDEIALTRAALGWNHGPFEIPADIYAEWDAKEAGAAAEAAWNEKFAAYAAAFPELAAEFKRRIAGELPADFAEKAAAYVREVAEKGETIASRKASQNALNAFGPLLPEFLGGSADLAGSNLTLWKGCKGVSADDASGNYMFYGVREFGMSAIMNGIALHGGFVPYGATFLIFMEYARNAVRMSALMKKRVLYVFTHDSIGLGEDGPTHQPIEQLASLRGTPNLDTWRPADAVESAVAWKYAIERADGPSALVFSRQNLPHQQRDTQQLADVARGGYVLKDSAGEPELILIATGSEVGLAVAAYDKLTAAGRKVRVVSMPSTSVFDQQDAAYKQAVLPLEVGARIAIEAAHADFWYKYVGLEGRIIGMTTFGESAPAAALFEEFGFTVDNVVGTAEELLDA encoded by the coding sequence ATGCCCAGCCGTCGTGAGCGAGCCAATGCCATTCGTGCCCTCAGCATGGATGCTGTGCAGAAAGCCAACAGCGGCCACCCCGGTGCCCCCATGGGTATGGCGGACATCGCCGAAGTGCTGTGGCGCGATTACCTGAAGCACAACCCGCAGAACCCGAACTTCGCTGATCGTGACCGCTTCGTGCTGTCCAACGGTCACGGTTCGATGCTGATCTATTCGCTGCTGCACCTGACCGGCTATGACCTGTCGATCGACGATCTGAAGAACTTCCGTCAACTGCACAGCAAGACCCCGGGTCACCCGGAATACGGCTACACCCCGGGCGTGGAAACCACCACCGGCCCGCTCGGCCAGGGCATCGCCAACGCCGTCGGTTTCGCCATTGCCGAGAAGGTACTGGGCGCGCAGTTCAACCGTGAAGGCCACGATATCGTCGACCACAACACTTACGTGTTCCTCGGCGACGGCTGCATGATGGAAGGCATCAGCCATGAAGTCTGCTCGCTGGCTGGTACCCTCGGCCTGGGCAAGCTGATCGCCTTTTACGACGACAACGGCATCTCCATCGACGGCGAGGTCGAAGGCTGGTTCACCGACGATACGCCGAAGCGTTTCGAAGCCTATGGTTGGCAGGTGATCCGCAATGTCGACGGCCATGATGCCGAAGAGATCAAGATGGCCATCGAGACCGCGCGCAAGAGCGTGGACCAGCCGACTCTGATCTGCTGCAAGACCACCATCGGTTTCGGTTCGCCGAACAAGCAGGGCAAGGAAGAGTGCCACGGCGCGCCGCTGGGCAACGACGAGATCGCTCTGACCCGCGCTGCCCTGGGCTGGAACCACGGTCCGTTCGAAATCCCGGCTGATATCTATGCCGAGTGGGACGCCAAGGAAGCAGGCGCTGCCGCCGAAGCCGCCTGGAACGAAAAATTCGCCGCCTACGCGGCTGCCTTCCCCGAGCTGGCTGCCGAGTTCAAGCGCCGCATCGCTGGCGAGCTGCCGGCCGACTTCGCCGAGAAGGCCGCTGCCTACGTGCGTGAAGTGGCGGAGAAGGGTGAAACCATCGCCAGTCGCAAGGCTAGCCAGAATGCGCTGAACGCCTTCGGCCCGCTGCTGCCGGAGTTCCTCGGTGGCTCCGCCGACCTGGCCGGTTCCAACCTGACCCTGTGGAAAGGCTGCAAGGGCGTATCTGCCGACGACGCATCCGGCAACTACATGTTCTACGGCGTGCGCGAGTTCGGCATGAGCGCGATCATGAACGGCATCGCGCTGCATGGCGGTTTCGTACCGTACGGTGCGACCTTCCTGATCTTCATGGAATACGCGCGCAACGCGGTGCGCATGTCCGCACTGATGAAAAAGCGCGTCCTGTACGTGTTCACCCACGATTCCATCGGCCTCGGCGAAGACGGCCCGACCCACCAGCCAATCGAGCAACTGGCCAGCCTGCGTGGTACGCCAAACCTCGACACCTGGCGTCCAGCCGATGCGGTTGAGTCCGCCGTGGCCTGGAAATACGCCATCGAGCGCGCCGACGGTCCGAGTGCCCTGGTATTCAGCCGCCAGAACCTGCCGCACCAGCAGCGCGATACCCAGCAACTGGCGGATGTCGCCCGTGGTGGTTACGTGCTCAAGGACAGCGCCGGTGAGCCGGAGCTGATCCTCATCGCCACCGGCTCGGAAGTCGGCCTGGCCGTGGCTGCCTACGACAAGCTGACCGCAGCCGGCCGTAAGGTGCGCGTAGTGTCGATGCCGTCGACCAGCGTGTTCGACCAGCAGGACGCCGCTTACAAACAGGCCGTGTTGCCGTTGGAAGTGGGCGCGCGTATCGCCATCGAAGCCGCGCATGCCGACTTCTGGTACAAGTACGTCGGCCTGGAAGGGCGCATCATCGGCATGACTACCTTCGGTGAGTCGGCCCCGGCGGCTGCGCTGTTCGAAGAATTCGGCTTCACTGTCGACAACGTCGTCGGCACCGCCGAAGAACTGCTGGACGCCTGA
- the epd gene encoding erythrose-4-phosphate dehydrogenase, with product MSNRPFRVALNGYGRIGRCVLRALHERGNSSSLEIVALNDLADQASVEYLTRFDSTHGRFPGEVKVDGDCLHINGDCVKVLRQSEPEAIDWAALDIDLLLECSGQYTTRADAERFLDAGAPRVLLSQPMASETDIDATVVFGVNQQCLSGAERLVSNASCTTNCGVPLLKLLDEVVGLEYVSITTIHSAMNDQPVIDAYHHEDLRRTRSAFQSVIPVSTGLARGIERLLPELAGRIQAKAIRVPTVNVSCLDITLQTARDTSAEEINRVLRLAAESGPLKGQLAYTELPHASCDFNHDPHSAIVDGSQTRVSGPRLVNLLAWFDNEWGFANRMLDVAEHFLAVSTSPVQPAPVKD from the coding sequence ATGTCCAATCGCCCCTTTCGTGTCGCCCTCAACGGCTATGGCCGTATTGGCCGTTGCGTGCTGCGCGCGTTGCATGAGCGTGGCAACTCGTCGAGCCTGGAAATCGTCGCGCTCAACGACCTGGCCGACCAGGCCAGCGTCGAATACCTGACCCGCTTCGACTCTACCCACGGCCGTTTCCCCGGTGAGGTGAAGGTCGATGGCGACTGCCTGCACATCAATGGCGACTGCGTGAAGGTGTTGCGTCAAAGCGAGCCGGAGGCCATCGACTGGGCGGCGCTGGATATCGACCTGCTGCTCGAATGCTCCGGGCAGTACACCACGCGCGCCGATGCCGAGCGTTTTCTCGATGCCGGCGCGCCGCGCGTGTTGCTGTCGCAGCCGATGGCGAGCGAGACGGATATCGACGCCACCGTTGTCTTTGGCGTCAATCAGCAGTGCCTGAGCGGTGCCGAGCGCCTGGTGTCGAATGCGTCCTGTACCACCAACTGCGGTGTGCCGCTGTTGAAACTTCTCGACGAGGTGGTGGGTCTGGAGTACGTCTCCATTACCACCATCCACTCGGCGATGAATGACCAGCCCGTGATCGATGCCTATCACCACGAAGACCTGCGCCGCACGCGCTCGGCCTTCCAGTCGGTGATTCCGGTGTCCACCGGCCTGGCCCGTGGTATCGAGCGTTTGCTGCCGGAGCTGGCCGGGCGCATCCAGGCCAAGGCCATCCGCGTGCCGACGGTGAACGTCTCCTGCCTGGACATCACCCTGCAGACCGCACGCGACACCTCGGCAGAAGAGATCAACCGCGTGCTGCGCCTGGCAGCGGAAAGCGGCCCGCTCAAGGGGCAGCTGGCCTACACCGAATTGCCGCATGCCAGCTGCGACTTCAACCACGACCCGCACTCGGCCATCGTCGACGGCAGCCAGACCCGCGTGTCCGGCCCGCGTCTGGTCAACCTGCTGGCCTGGTTCGACAACGAGTGGGGCTTCGCCAACCGTATGCTCGATGTCGCCGAACATTTTCTCGCTGTATCCACTTCCCCCGTACAACCAGCCCCCGTGAAGGACTGA